The following proteins are co-located in the Phragmites australis chromosome 10, lpPhrAust1.1, whole genome shotgun sequence genome:
- the LOC133883459 gene encoding calcium-dependent mitochondrial ATP-magnesium/phosphate carrier protein 2-like, which produces MTGAAAHAVDPRGSAPTSASSPPVSVVAGAGGGGCEPARKAGPVTMEHVLLALHETEEEREARIRDMFGFFDAAGRGQLDYAQIEAGLAALQVPAECKYARELLRACDRDRDGRVGYEDFRRYMDDKELELYRIFQAIDVEHNGCILPEELWDALVKAGIEINDEELARFVEHVDKDNNGIITFEEWRDFLLLYPNEATIENIYHHWERVCLVDIGEQAAIPEGISKHVSASKYLIAGGIAGATSRTATAPLDRLKVIMQVQTTRTTVTHAIKDIWAKGGMLGFFRGNGLNVVKVAPESAIRFYAYEMLKEYIMERKGENKSEVGASERLVAGGLAGAVAQTAIYPIDLVKTRLQTYSCEGSKVPKIGALSRDIWMHEGPRAFYRGLVPSLLGIVPYAGIDLAVYETLKDVSKTYILKDSDPGPLVQLGCGTVSGALGATCVYPLQVIRTRLQAQQANSESAYRGMSDVFWRTLQHEGISGFYKGILPNLLKVVPAASITYLVYEAMKKNLSLD; this is translated from the exons atGACCGGCGCGGCGGCTCATGCGGTGGACCCCCGCGGCTCCGCccccacctccgcctcctcacCCCCCGTGTCGGTGGTGGCGGGGGCGGGGGGAGGGGGTTGCGAGCCGGCGCGGAAGGCGGGGCCGGTGACCATGGAGCACGTGCTGCTCGCGCTGCACGAgacggaggaggagcgggaggcgcgGATCCGCGACATGTTCGGCTTCTTCGACGCCGCAGGGCGCGGGCAGCTCGACTACGCGCAGATCGAGGCGGGGCTGGCGGCGCTGCAGGTGCCCGCCGAGTGCAAGTACGCGCGGGAGCTGCTCCGCGCCTGCGACCGCGACCGAGACGGCCGCGTCGGCTACGAGGACTTCCGCCGCTACATGGACGACAAGGAGCTCGAGCTCTACCGCATCTTCCAGGCCATCGACGTCGAGCACAATGGTTGCATCCTCCCCGAGGAGCTCTGGGACGCGCTCGTCAAGGCTG GTATTGAGATTAATGATGAGGAACTGGCAAGATTTGTTGAGCATGTGGACAAAGACAACAATGGGATTATTACTTTTGAAGAATGGAGGGACTTTCTTTTGCTTTACCCTAATGAAGCAACCATCGAGAACATTTATCATCACTGGGAAAGAGTTTGCCTTGTTGATATAGGTGAACAGGCTGCTATACCAGAAGGCATAAGTAAGCACGTCAGCGCAAGCAAATATCTGATTGCTGGAGGGATTGCTGGTGCAACGTCGCGTACTGCAACTGCACCTCTGGATCGTCTTAAAGTGATCATGCAAGTACAAACAACGCGTACTACAGTCACGCACGCAATTAAAGATATCTGGGCTAAGGGTGGTATGCTGGGATTTTTTAGAGGGAATGGATTGAATGTTGTAAAAGTTGCTCCAGAAAGTGCGATAAGATTTTATGCCTATGAAATGTTAAAAGAATATATAATGGAGCGCAAAGGAGAAAACAAGAGTGAAGTTGGTGCTTCTGAGCGTCTTGTTGCTGGTGGTTTAGCTGGTGCAGTGGCCCAAACAgcaatttatcctatagatttaGTAAAGACACGTCTACAGACTTATTCGTGTGAGGGTAGTAAAGTTCCTAAAATTGGTGCACTGTCAAGGGATATTTGGATGCATGAAGGTCCTCGTGCATTTTATAGAGGTCTTGTTCCATCTTTGCTTGGTATTGTGCCTTATGCTGGAATTGATCTTGCTGTATATGAGACATTGAAAGATGTGTCAAAGACATATATACTGAAGGACAGTG ATCCTGGTCCTCTAGTACAATTGGGCTGTGGGACTGTCTCTGGAGCTCTAGGAGCGACATGTGTTTACCCTCTACAGGTTATCAGAACAAG ACTGCAAGCTCAACAAGCCAATTCGGAATCTGCCTATAGAGGAATGTCTGATGTATTCTGGAGAACCCTACAGCATGAGGGTATTTCTGGATTCTACAAAGGAATTCTACCAAATCTCCTTAAAGTGGTGCCTGCTGCAAGTATTACCTATCTAGTGTATGAGGCGATGAAGAAAAATCTCTCTCTTGATTAA